The Methylomonas sp. UP202 DNA window CCATGAATACCAGCATCACGCACGACAATCCTTCCGAGGACTTTGCCGCGCTCAAAAAAATCACCGCCACCGTCTACCTCTGCCAGGTGTTGACGTTCGCACTCGCCGGCTTTCCGTTGCTGGCGGGCGTGGCCATCAACTTTTTCTATCGGAACAACGTCAAGGGAACCTGGTTGGAATCGCATTTCAATTGGCAGATTAAAACCGTATGGGTCACCCTGGCCGGCTTTGCGCTGTCCGGTCTGGTATTGATGCTCGATATTCAATTGAGTTTGGTGGTCTTGATTCCGACCTTGCTGCTGCTGATCTATCGAATCGTGATCGGTTGGAGCAATTTGACGGCCGATAAGCCGCTGAAAGAACTCAGCTAAGATTCTCGGATTTGGTTTGGCCGACGCCGATTGGCCGATTGGGTGAGGGCGTTGGTCAAGCCGGGCTTCAAGCACCGCCCAAGATGCGCCGGTAGGTTTCGGTCTCGATGCGATAGCAGTCGCAAGCGGCGGCCTCCAGGCCGCTTCTATCCAAAATCGTGATGTCGCCGCGCCGATAGCGAATCAAGGCCTGTTCTTGCAGGGACAGCGCGGCCTTGGTGATGCCGACCCGGCGCACGCCCAAAATATAAGCCAGAAAGATGTGGGTGACGTGAAAGGTGTCGGTATGGGCGCGGTCGTGGGTCATCAGCAACCACCGCGCCAGGCGGGCCTCCACTTGGTGAAACCGGTTGCAAGCCGCCGTTTGCGCCAACTGGCTCATCGAGACGTACAAATAGCGTTTCGTGGCTATTTGCAAGGAATGACTGCGCGCTAACTCCGTCAAAAACGCCGTGGCCGGCATGCGCAACGCGGAACCCGCCCCTTGCACCAGCGCTTGAAATGGCGCGATATCGACATCCAACATCAGCGTAATCCCCAACATGCCTTCGTAGCCGATCAAGCCGACTTCCAAACCGCTACCGTCGCCCATCGGCGTAACCAGCGAAACAAAACCGCCGGTCGGAAAATATACATGCGGTATGCGCGCGCCGGCCAGATACAGCACTTCGGCAAAGGCCAAATGGACCGGTTCGCAGTGGCGTAGTACCAGATTGCGATCGGTCACGGGTAGGGAATCCAACAGCCGGTTGGGAGCGGTAACCGCGAGTATCGTGGACAAAGCGTGCTCCGAGGGTGATTTGAGGACGCCCGATTTTGGGTTCGGGACCGCGAGGGCGGGTAACGCTGGGAGGCGGCTATCGCGGGCGACGGGCCGACAGCTTGGCGGTCACAATAGCGGCAAGGCCGAGGGCTGTCTGTATGTTAGCGTACGGATCGGCCAGTACGCGGTCCGCGCCGCCGGTGTCGGTCGGAGAACATCGGCCTATGTGCTTTAGCGTACAGACTTCGGCGCGGAGCCGCCGTATTCTGGTCGCAGCTGAGGTGAAGCCCAGCGACCGAACGCAGACATCCGGTGACAAGTTTGATCTTCGCGGTTTCAGAGCGCCAGGACGGATTTCGCGAAGGTTCTCATGCCTGACCGATTCGCCGGTGGCGCCGATAACAAACACAACGACACAGGCAAATTTATGAAAACCACACATTATTTAATCGCACTGCTGCTGACGCTCGCTTCGTTGCAGGCGGCTGCCGCCGGCAGTCCGATGAACGAAAGTTTCACCAAATTGATTGCGCTATCCAACAGCGCGATAGAGGTGGGTAAGGCCGGCAATCAACAGGCCTTCGTCGAGAGCGCCACGGTCGCCTGGGAAGCCTTGAAGCAACAAAACGAGCAAGGCAGCTCGATTCGGCTGCAACGGGCCAACGCCAAACTGAAAGCCGCGATCAAAGCCGGAAAGGCCGGTAACTTGTCGGAAGGTATCAGCGAATTGGAACAGGGTATCGTCGAAATGCAGTTGGAAAAATAACCCCGCCGACAGGGCTGCCGAGCGTCGGCATGCCGCTGAATGCAATCAGGGAGCAAAGCCGGTTAACCCCGGCTTTTTTTCGGCCGTCGTGAATGTCGGCCCGGCGGCGGGCTTAGACCGATCCACGCTTAAGCCGGC harbors:
- a CDS encoding small metal-binding protein SmbP, whose product is MKTTHYLIALLLTLASLQAAAAGSPMNESFTKLIALSNSAIEVGKAGNQQAFVESATVAWEALKQQNEQGSSIRLQRANAKLKAAIKAGKAGNLSEGISELEQGIVEMQLEK
- a CDS encoding Crp/Fnr family transcriptional regulator, whose translation is MSTILAVTAPNRLLDSLPVTDRNLVLRHCEPVHLAFAEVLYLAGARIPHVYFPTGGFVSLVTPMGDGSGLEVGLIGYEGMLGITLMLDVDIAPFQALVQGAGSALRMPATAFLTELARSHSLQIATKRYLYVSMSQLAQTAACNRFHQVEARLARWLLMTHDRAHTDTFHVTHIFLAYILGVRRVGITKAALSLQEQALIRYRRGDITILDRSGLEAAACDCYRIETETYRRILGGA